In Podospora pseudocomata strain CBS 415.72m chromosome 4, whole genome shotgun sequence, the genomic stretch gggggaaaaCATACTGTTGAACGATCTTGAGCTGCTGCATGAGGACAGCAGCGAGCTCCTTCACCAAGTGTGGTCTGTTGCCCGTGTTTTGGAGCTGAACGATGACAGCCTCGACGATCTCATCGTTGACGGCGTCCATGTCGATTGGTTTCGagtcctcctcgtccatctCGATGGACTGTTgggcagcaggaggggatggcgggggagTGTCTTCGAACTTGACTGTCTGGCTATCGCGCCTCTTGGGCAGCGGCTCTGAGGTGTGcgcatcatcgtcatcctgAGTGTGCGCGCGTTTTAGCCTCCTGGAGGGGGCTTCCTTTGTGTTTGATGAAGCCATACTTGACTGAGTAGAAgagttgtggttgttggaggaagaagaagctcggctggcagcagcggcggcgcgGGCAGCGTGAGTTACAGGAACGTGGATTCCCAACGAGTGCAACGACAACGACTTGCGACGAGTGTTGTATGGACGCTCCGAACGCTCGGGGCGCATGATTGTGGTTGGGGCCATCGGGGGCAACAGCGAGACTTTAAAAAAAGATAACGAGAGGGTTTGAAGTGGGTAGGTAGTAGATACTAAGCTATCTCCAGACCAaaccttctttttctttttcttttctttttttgttgcaACCGCGCTTCACACTTCGTTACCTGCAGGAAGCACGAAATACCCGTTCCGTCACTTGTTGGAACAAGACAAGAGCAAGGGAAGACAATAGACAACAAAATGGGCGGGCGGAGAGAGGCGGAGGGTTcggaaggtggtggaggtggtggatgtggtggatgaACCCTTCATTGAAAAcggcagaaaaaaaaaaagttggtGGGACTCCCCGGCTCTGTTTGGATGATGGAAGGGGCAACGGCAGTCGATGCGACCCCAGCGAGTGGCAGCCAAGTCCCTAGACGACCGCTGCGACAGGGGGGCCACAGCAGGATACGGCAGGGATGGTATCACAATCCGTCTAAAAAGGCGGTATGGGCTAGGGAATCGGCGCTAGAGGTGGggtaaaaaaaagaagaagctccCCGACGTGCGCAAAAACCTGCAGTCGCATGCACTTTCTTGCCTGCAATGCTGCGCTCGACTGcgctcttcctcatcatccagctGCGCGGGCCCACATAATTTTTCTGACTGTCACGAATCCTGTGTTCCCTCACGATGTCagagctcaccaccaccaactcagGTCGACTGGGTTTGTTGGTTATCGCGGGGAAATCGCATGGCCTCCGAGGGGCAGTCACGCCGAAAATGGACATCCGCCAATAAGATGAAGCAGTTAACCAGGAAAGGCAGTTCTGATCGCCCCCCGTCGAAACAAAAAAGGACCCTGTTCTCGCTCATCCGAGGCACGGCGAACAATGGCAGGCAGAATTGCTCCGTCATCAGAGCATCAGTGGACATATTACATACATAGCCTGTTGTTGGCGTTGATCTGTGACATCAAgaccccgccatcaacaaAGAGCACCGGCAGAACCATCTCGACAGACCAAACAACAAGCAGCCTCGACCAAAATCTCGCGAGTCTCACGTGCTGTCGTGTGTTTCGCGTCCGGGACCCGGGTGGACAGATGAATGATTGATAATGATAAGACTTTTTCGGGGTCCAAAAACTGACGAAAAGGCCGCATCGGAGTGGATGGCAGGTGGATTTTGTCCTTGTCAGTGTTCCCTTCGCCCCTGATGCAATATCCCAGACTTTCTCCACAAAACGAACGTCCCAGAAGCCGACTAGACCGGGCTCGCTCACTCTGGTTGTCGTGACCACGCGAAGCGCAAACaattccatcccatcatcgaGCCTCTTCAACGGCGCTCCATTATTCTGCCACGACGACTTGTCCGCAGCACAGCACCGGTTCCAACGCCGTACTCGGTCACACCAGCAGGCaacaagcaccaccagccttcCCCGGATGACTctttttttaattttttttatatatatatatatatatatttttgATAAACTTGGTGGCATATACTGCGCCAGCCGCGCCAAAGTTTTTTGTAAccaaccctcttccccagacaACCGTTCGTTTGCCTGGTTGCCACGGACCACAGTTTATTAACAGCTTCCCCCCCACTTTTACACACACAGACCCCCACCTCCGCCATGGCGCTTCTTGCGGTAAGTGGGCCCGGCTAGAGAACGGCGAGAAAATTAGATCTGGCCAATCACGGCACGTATATTGGACTGGATTTCCTCTTTTGGCCGCGGGGCACCAATCATACCCCGCTCAGATTTTCAACGCACCGACCACCGCCGATGTCGTTACGTGAGAcccgaccaccacccttaCGTCCATCATGAGACATTTCCCACTGCCGTTCCAGATGTTCGACCCTGATTCAGAAAGAGGAGAGACCCCGAGATCCCTAAACTCCAAGTCAGAGTCTCGACCAGTTGATCAATTAATCAATGTGAATATGTATGTCTGTTGCCGATAGACAAGATTGAGCAATCAGAGGCAACAGATGCAAGTCTGACCCAGAGCGTCCCAGCTGTAACCCACCTTCAAGGATACCCACATCAAACACTGTCTCTCGAGACCCGAGAATCAAGTTTGTTTCTCGCTCATCTCTCGAGCCCAATTAGCCCATTCCAATCACCTACACGAATGATCTCATAAACTGATCACTTTAgctgagagagaaaagagatgGCTGGCAGTAGTGTGCCGCTCACTCACTTACACCTACAAACGGAGAGCATGGCAAccccaactttttttttttttttacccAGCCAGTGACAGCAGCAAACCACACGCGACACTGCACCCcaaattcttcttctcagcccGTCCCGGCTTCGGGGAACCAATCAACCCGACCAAATATTGGGTAGGAATTTACATTACACCGAGCTCGAAACAAATTTGGGGTTTTCTCGGAAACTCACCGCCTTTGGGAACTGGACCTtgttcccctccccctcatccatcttttttttttttgggtttcccctcaccatccatccCGCTTCCACACATCGATCAAGTTTCACACCACCTTCGCTCACCGCCTTACAAGACGATTGGGCTAGTTGGTGCATGACAACAATCCggtctttttttccttgtttAAGCGCTAATGCTAGGGTTAAGTATCTTTAGCTAAATAAGGGTCGGTTAAAGTAGTATGCGCATGTGGGTAGTCGTGGCAGTATGAACTCCAACGGTCTGAATTCATGTGATCGGGGAGAGGACAGCGAGGAAGTAAACAAAACAGGACAAGATATTTGAGTCGCTTGTGGCGGCAGAGATAATATCATGATAGTTTGCAAGCGATGGTTCATTTTGGCAAGtgtttggagagggaaagcCTGAGGCTCATGGTGTGGTCTTGGCTTTGCTGCATCTTGTCTCCAGCCAACGGCTCACACGGCACTTGACTTATACATTCAAGTAAGGTTGTCTATGCAAGTCTTCACAACTTACACTTCAGAAGCGCCTGTGTGTCAGACTTGTGGTCGAGATAACACCAGACATCCCGCGTAGGGCCACAACCTCGGAACAGCAGTTCTCATGTCTGAGTCTGAAGCCTCGCTTTGGAAGTTATTAGCACGCTTGAAGCACAAAATGCCAGGCAAAAGTCCCCCAAAGGGAAACCCATGATGACAGGAAAACATTTGGGAGATGTGACAACCAAGTACCCATGAGAATTAGGTGACGCCAGCGTCGTTCTGACTTACAGCCATTGAACTGTCATGTTGAGGTTGTCATGAACTGTGGGTTCCAGGTTTATACGTCTTCTTTTCTGAACTGGGCTGACTGAACAAATCCCATCTGCCTGCACGTGCCGGGAAAGATTCAGTTTTTTCTGGATGGCTTCTACATTAAGTTTGGTTCACGATTCGAATGTGGAAATTTGGGCTTGCAGTCTGTAAATTTTGAAACAACAACTTTCTAAACAGTCACTTCCTTTATATAAACCTCGACCTTGCCATTCTCTCTCTATCGAATCGTCTCCTGCTCCACATCCAACAAGGGAACCGATATCTGAGCAAGCTTTTCGACCCTACACGCACACACAATAAATAGGGCGCGACTAACACAGCATCCTCCGACATCAATCCATCGCCATGAGTTCGACCCCAACTGCGAACCTTGGTTCGCATGAGCGTTACGCTGCGGGAACCAGACTCAAGCTCCACAAACATCGCGCCCCTGAGCCGTTTTGCTCGAATTACAGGGGACCACGCCCCAGGCGCGAAATATGTCGAGGCTCTGGCCGTCCAGACGATGACGAATTTACTCTCAAGGGCCGTGTCAACTTTGTCCTTCACAACCCCCCGTTGGTAACCGAACCTCTCCGAGACTCCTGGTGAGGCCGTCATGACCATCACCGGCGACCTGAGCACCCGCGACTTCAAGGATATCGAGCGTAAAGGAGGCCCCTGTGTAGTCACCTGCTACTCGGATGACGACCTAACAATCAAGCGCATGGCCCAAATATTCGACGCTTTGGATAACCCCTTGATGGGTGATCCAAACTGTGACCTCCGCCCCCGGGAAACCTGCGTCGAGTGTATGGATTGCACAGCGCGCGCAGATCTGGACTACGCGATGGAAGCAGCTGTTTATGAGGGTTTTTCTGCGCCTGGGAACGAGAAATTCAAGCACATCGTCCCGACGTACCATGGCAGTTGGACGTTTGCCCTGCCGACGCATCAGGCTGGCAAGCCTcggtgggtgaggatggtgctgATGGAGCATTGTGAAGGGGAAGTGATGGATAAAATCATGGGCAAACAAGTCATACccaaggacgacgacgacgacgacgactacAGGGAACCAAACAATAAATACACCCTCGACTACGGCAAACTTCCCCCCGAAGCAGACCGTCTCTCTATTATGAAACAAATCATCGAAACCGAAATCAGGATGATGTGGAACGTCGAAATTAGCATTACACCTTGCAATGCGAGGCTCCAGACGGAGAATATCTTTGTCTGCAACGACGGATCCGTCAAGTTAATCACTTTTAGAGAGGCAAAGGTGTACCGCTATCTTGACGAGACGGAGGATCACCCAAACCAGATCTATGATGGGCGGTGGGACTTAGGCGTGCCAGCGGCGGAGATGAGGCCGATGAAGTCTCCGATTGAGAGATACTGGTCTAAATGCTTCCTCGAACCTTTCGGTCGTTGGCTCCCAGAGGCCTGGGAAAAGAACGAGGAGTTGGCAAACGAGTGGTTGATTGATACGTTCGGCTCGTAGAAGAAGCTAGAAAAGTATGAGCCGATCAAAGACTAGTGGTTCTGGGAGAGAGAGCCTATAAGGGACAAGGCGAAAAGGTGCGCAAGTGGTTGGAAGTTCATGATCCGGACGAGAGGCCCTCCAAGAGAGCTCGGCATGTATAATTCAACAGGACTATTACTACTAGTTGGGCTTCCTGCAgcatctttcaaggcctttaTAC encodes the following:
- a CDS encoding hypothetical protein (EggNog:ENOG503P60V; COG:S); amino-acid sequence: MTITGDLSTRDFKDIERKGGPCVVTCYSDDDLTIKRMAQIFDALDNPLMGDPNCDLRPRETCVECMDCTARADLDYAMEAAVYEGFSAPGNEKFKHIVPTYHGSWTFALPTHQAGKPRWVRMVLMEHCEGEVMDKIMGKQVIPKDDDDDDDYREPNNKYTLDYGKLPPEADRLSIMKQIIETEIRMMWNVEISITPCNARLQTENIFVCNDGSVKLITFREAKVYRYLDETEDHPNQIYDGRWDLGVPAAEMRPMKSPIERYWSKCFLEPFGRWLPEAWEKNEELANEWLIDTFGS